The proteins below are encoded in one region of Streptomyces marianii:
- a CDS encoding multidrug effflux MFS transporter, with protein sequence MPESGPTTPEHISPAASGPLPVATSSPAPVPAQTAAPTPSRAAVPAAVAAARRAGLLVTLVLGGLTALPPLSMDMYLPALPQVTGDLRAPAATIQLTLTACLAGMALGQLVVGPMSDRWGRRRPLLAGMAVYVAATAACALATGAEMLIAFRLLQGLAGAAGIVIARAVVRDLYDGVEMARFFSTLMLVSGAAPIVAPLVGAQVLRVTDWRGVFHVLTGIGVLLTLVVAKWLHETLPPERRHSGGVGHALRTMRALVADRVFTGYTLAGGLAFAALFAYISASPFVVQNLYGASPQTFGLLFAVNSIGLVAVGQINGKLLVGRVSPDKALGFGLAVIALSALALLLVTAGVFGGTGLLPVAAGLFVLMSAMGVTLPNTNAQALMRAPHAAGSASALLGASSFLVGAIASPLVGIAGEATAVPMAVVQLVCALGAVGCFLGLCRPWRARGPQGAAVRSAADEADGADGEGKADGERGADEVGRSA encoded by the coding sequence ATGCCGGAGAGCGGGCCGACCACCCCAGAGCACATATCCCCCGCCGCGTCCGGCCCGTTGCCGGTAGCGACCTCTTCTCCGGCACCGGTTCCCGCTCAGACGGCCGCCCCCACCCCGTCCCGGGCCGCGGTACCCGCCGCCGTCGCGGCCGCGCGCCGGGCCGGTCTGCTCGTCACCCTGGTCCTCGGTGGGCTCACCGCGCTTCCGCCGCTCTCCATGGACATGTATCTCCCGGCGCTCCCGCAGGTCACCGGCGATCTCCGCGCGCCCGCCGCCACCATCCAGCTCACCCTCACCGCCTGCCTCGCCGGGATGGCCCTCGGCCAACTCGTCGTCGGCCCGATGAGCGACAGATGGGGCCGCCGCCGTCCGCTGCTCGCGGGCATGGCGGTGTACGTGGCGGCCACCGCTGCCTGTGCCCTCGCGACCGGCGCCGAGATGCTGATCGCCTTCCGGCTGCTCCAGGGACTGGCGGGGGCGGCCGGGATCGTCATCGCGAGGGCCGTCGTGCGCGACCTCTACGACGGCGTGGAGATGGCCCGCTTCTTCTCGACGCTGATGCTGGTCTCCGGGGCCGCCCCGATCGTGGCACCGCTCGTCGGCGCCCAGGTACTCCGCGTCACCGACTGGCGGGGCGTCTTCCACGTCCTCACCGGGATCGGAGTGCTGCTCACCCTCGTCGTGGCGAAGTGGCTGCACGAGACGCTGCCCCCGGAGCGCCGCCACAGCGGCGGCGTGGGCCATGCCCTGCGCACCATGCGCGCGCTGGTCGCCGACCGGGTCTTCACCGGCTACACGCTGGCGGGTGGTCTCGCCTTCGCCGCGCTGTTCGCCTACATCTCGGCCTCTCCGTTCGTGGTCCAGAACCTTTACGGCGCCTCGCCCCAGACGTTCGGGCTGCTCTTCGCCGTCAACTCGATCGGCCTGGTCGCGGTGGGCCAGATCAACGGCAAGCTGCTGGTGGGCCGGGTCAGTCCGGACAAGGCCCTGGGCTTCGGGCTCGCCGTGATCGCGCTGTCGGCCCTCGCGCTGCTGCTGGTCACCGCCGGCGTCTTCGGCGGGACCGGACTCCTTCCCGTGGCCGCCGGGCTCTTCGTCCTGATGTCGGCGATGGGCGTCACTCTGCCGAACACCAACGCCCAGGCCCTGATGCGCGCGCCGCACGCGGCCGGATCGGCGTCGGCGCTGCTCGGCGCGTCCTCCTTCCTCGTCGGGGCGATCGCCTCCCCGCTCGTCGGGATCGCGGGCGAGGCGACGGCGGTGCCGATGGCCGTCGTCCAACTGGTGTGCGCGTTGGGTGCGGTGGGCTGCTTCCTGGGTCTGTGCCGGCCGTGGCGGGCGCGGGGGCCCCAGGGCGCGGCGGTACGGTCGGCGGCCGACGAGGCGGATGGGGCGGACGGGGAAGGCAAGGCGGACGGGGAACGTGGGGCGGACGAGGTCGGTAGGTCCGCGTAG
- a CDS encoding small ribosomal subunit Rsm22 family protein translates to MNTTLPDALAGLLDGLPQGRAAQAVERLIASYRGDTPTDAPVLRDRADVAAYAAYRMPATFEAVRSALDAFRAAAPGWTPATHTDIGGGTGAASWAVADAWPEGEHRTTVLDWAEPALELGRELAASADSPALRGARWRRARIGESMGLEPADLVTVSYVLKELDERTRAAVVRQAAAAGRTVLVVEPGTPDGYERIIAARDLLVDAGLRVAAPCPHSGECPIVPGTDWCHFAARVSRSSLHRRVKGGSLSYEDEKFAYVAVTRDPATPAPSRVTRKPQIRKGQVLLDLCSADGTLHRETVAKRHGSLYRAARDTSWGAAWPPPDAEDA, encoded by the coding sequence GTGAACACAACCCTCCCCGACGCCCTCGCCGGTCTCCTCGACGGACTGCCGCAGGGTCGTGCCGCCCAGGCGGTGGAGCGCCTGATCGCCAGCTACCGGGGGGACACTCCGACCGACGCGCCGGTGCTGCGCGACCGCGCTGACGTGGCCGCCTACGCCGCGTACCGGATGCCCGCGACGTTCGAGGCGGTACGGTCCGCGCTCGACGCGTTCCGGGCGGCGGCGCCCGGGTGGACGCCCGCGACCCACACCGACATCGGCGGCGGTACGGGCGCGGCGAGCTGGGCGGTCGCCGACGCCTGGCCGGAGGGGGAGCACCGGACCACGGTCCTGGACTGGGCGGAACCCGCGCTGGAGCTCGGCCGCGAGCTGGCGGCGTCGGCGGACTCGCCGGCGCTGCGGGGCGCGCGGTGGCGGCGGGCGCGGATCGGCGAGTCGATGGGGCTGGAGCCGGCGGACCTGGTCACGGTCTCGTACGTGCTGAAGGAGCTCGACGAGCGGACCCGGGCGGCGGTCGTGCGCCAGGCCGCGGCGGCGGGGCGGACCGTCCTCGTCGTGGAACCCGGCACACCGGACGGCTACGAGCGGATCATCGCGGCGCGTGACCTGCTGGTGGACGCCGGGCTGCGGGTGGCGGCGCCGTGCCCGCACAGCGGGGAGTGCCCCATCGTGCCGGGGACGGACTGGTGCCATTTCGCGGCGCGGGTGAGCCGCTCGTCGCTCCACCGGCGGGTGAAGGGCGGCTCGTTGTCCTACGAGGACGAGAAGTTCGCCTACGTCGCCGTGACCCGTGACCCGGCGACCCCGGCACCCTCCCGGGTGACGCGGAAACCGCAGATCCGCAAGGGCCAGGTCCTGCTGGACCTGTGCTCCGCCGACGGCACCCTCCACCGCGAAACGGTCGCCAAACGCCACGGCTCCCTCTACCGTGCGGCGCGCGACACGTCCTGGGGCGCCGCCTGGCCGCCGCCGGACGCCGAGGACGCCTGA
- the ddaH gene encoding dimethylargininase, with protein sequence MASRTTVHPVVREEPALPRDARSRRYLMCPPTHFEVTYSINPWMDPGKPVDLSLAMTQWEVLRDRYRALGHTVELLEPRADLPDMVFAANGATVVEGRVLGARFAFPERAAEADAHIEWFRAHGFTEIHEPAHINEGEGDFAVTSTYVLAGRGFRSSPLSHDEAQEFFGRPVIGLDLVDPRYYHLDTALSVLDDETDEIMYYPGAFSPGSRAVLARLFPDALVAREADAAAFGLNAVSDGRHVLLPQAALGLFDLLRARGFEPIGMDTGELLKGGGSVKCCTQELRV encoded by the coding sequence ATGGCCTCACGCACAACCGTGCACCCAGTCGTCCGTGAGGAGCCCGCATTGCCTCGTGACGCCAGATCCCGCCGCTACCTCATGTGCCCACCCACGCACTTCGAGGTGACGTACTCCATCAACCCCTGGATGGACCCCGGGAAGCCCGTCGACCTGTCGCTGGCGATGACCCAGTGGGAGGTCCTGCGCGACCGCTACCGCGCCCTCGGCCACACCGTCGAACTGCTGGAACCCCGCGCGGACCTGCCGGACATGGTCTTCGCCGCCAACGGCGCCACCGTGGTCGAAGGCCGGGTGCTCGGCGCGCGCTTCGCCTTCCCCGAGCGGGCCGCGGAGGCGGACGCCCATATCGAGTGGTTCCGAGCCCACGGCTTCACCGAGATCCACGAGCCGGCCCACATCAACGAGGGCGAGGGCGACTTCGCGGTGACCTCGACCTATGTGCTGGCGGGCCGGGGCTTCCGGTCGAGCCCGCTGTCGCACGACGAGGCGCAGGAGTTCTTCGGACGGCCGGTGATCGGGCTCGATCTGGTGGACCCGCGCTACTACCACCTGGACACCGCGCTGTCGGTCCTCGACGACGAGACGGACGAGATCATGTACTACCCCGGCGCCTTCTCCCCGGGCAGCCGCGCGGTTCTCGCCCGCCTCTTCCCCGACGCCCTCGTCGCCCGCGAGGCGGACGCGGCGGCCTTCGGCCTCAACGCGGTCAGTGACGGCCGCCACGTCCTGCTGCCGCAGGCGGCCCTGGGCCTCTTCGACCTTCTGCGGGCGCGGGGCTTCGAACCGATCGGGATGGACACGGGCGAACTGCTGAAGGGAGGCGGCAGCGTGAAGTGCTGCACTCAGGAGCTACGCGTCTGA
- a CDS encoding TetR/AcrR family transcriptional regulator, giving the protein MPQSRKPDSSRRSERSRRAIYDAALALVGEVGYTRTTIEGIAARAGVGKQTIYRWWPSKAAVLLEAFLDVAEQAARGEHELPDTGDLEQDLKLVLRATVDELNSPVYDAPARALAAESVVDPALAARFVEKVLEPQLELYVHRLRGAQDVGQASPGVDPRIALELLVGPLAHRWLLRTLPLTHEYADRVVEYALHGLAPRP; this is encoded by the coding sequence ATGCCACAGAGCAGGAAGCCCGACTCCTCACGCCGCAGCGAGCGCTCCCGCCGCGCCATCTACGACGCCGCCCTCGCGCTCGTCGGCGAAGTCGGCTACACCCGGACGACGATCGAGGGTATCGCCGCCCGCGCGGGCGTCGGCAAGCAGACCATCTACCGCTGGTGGCCCTCCAAGGCCGCCGTCCTCCTGGAAGCCTTCCTCGACGTCGCCGAGCAGGCCGCCCGGGGCGAGCACGAACTCCCCGACACCGGGGACCTGGAGCAGGACCTGAAGCTCGTGCTGCGCGCCACCGTCGACGAACTCAACTCGCCCGTCTACGACGCCCCCGCACGCGCCCTCGCCGCCGAGAGCGTCGTGGACCCCGCCCTCGCCGCCCGGTTCGTGGAGAAGGTCCTCGAACCGCAACTGGAGCTGTACGTGCACAGACTGCGCGGGGCCCAGGACGTCGGGCAGGCGAGCCCCGGCGTCGACCCCCGCATCGCCCTGGAGCTGCTCGTGGGACCGCTGGCCCACCGCTGGCTGCTGCGTACCCTGCCCCTCACGCACGAGTACGCCGACAGGGTCGTCGAGTACGCCCTCCACGGCCTCGCCCCCCGCCCCTGA
- a CDS encoding bifunctional DNA primase/polymerase: MGDGNGRYRGTENRLSWDNRLPQWLRRRSREDAAGAASDRARDRLDQLLAAAAAGLPLAPAAHPSGYSCSCERIGCPTPARHPVSFAWQTQSTHDPASVERWAEDQPEANFITATGMVHDVLDVPLEAGRAALERLLADGTDVGPVTESGEGRMLFFTATRGTPEDEDEWWPCELDCHPGTMDEHPGLRWHSRGSYVLVPPSRLPGDLGVAWVRGPEHPLPDPLTLLEALADACTRYAEKTGRHDPDHHTVTWPSSR; this comes from the coding sequence ATGGGCGACGGCAACGGCCGCTACCGCGGCACGGAGAACAGGCTTTCCTGGGACAACCGGCTGCCGCAGTGGCTGCGCCGCCGCTCCCGGGAGGACGCCGCCGGCGCCGCGTCCGACCGCGCCCGGGACCGTCTCGACCAGCTTCTGGCGGCGGCAGCCGCGGGACTCCCGCTCGCGCCCGCCGCGCACCCCTCGGGATACAGCTGCTCCTGTGAGCGCATCGGTTGTCCGACGCCGGCCCGGCACCCCGTCTCGTTCGCCTGGCAGACCCAGTCCACGCACGACCCCGCCTCCGTCGAGCGCTGGGCGGAGGACCAGCCCGAGGCGAACTTCATCACCGCCACCGGCATGGTCCACGACGTCCTCGACGTACCGCTGGAGGCCGGACGGGCCGCGCTGGAGCGGCTGCTCGCGGACGGCACCGACGTCGGCCCGGTCACCGAGTCCGGAGAAGGGCGGATGCTGTTCTTCACCGCGACCCGCGGTACGCCCGAGGACGAGGACGAGTGGTGGCCCTGCGAACTCGACTGCCATCCCGGGACGATGGACGAGCATCCGGGCCTGCGCTGGCACAGCCGCGGCAGTTACGTCCTCGTACCGCCCTCGCGGCTCCCCGGTGATCTCGGTGTCGCCTGGGTGCGCGGCCCCGAGCACCCGCTGCCGGACCCGCTGACCCTGCTGGAGGCACTGGCGGACGCCTGCACCAGGTACGCCGAGAAGACCGGCCGGCACGACCCGGACCACCACACGGTGACCTGGCCGTCGAGCCGTTGA